A genomic stretch from Pirellulales bacterium includes:
- a CDS encoding glycosyltransferase family 4 protein, producing the protein MNKLVATSEARGVEDNGANARTSTDMIENGRYTKVIETVAHVRVVTGQGGGPEKTILNSPRFLERYGFRTICAYMHPPSDPGIEHIRAKAKLWNAKLVTLPDRGLRDIGIFWKLLNLCRQHRVGIWHAHDYKSNLFGLMLKPFWSMKLVTTVHGWGASGRRTSSYYQLDRHLLRYYERVICVSEDLVKECLEYKVPSDRCILVHNAIDTGEFKVQRDKRIAKQQAGIDPNRFMIGAVGRLAPEKAFDLLIHSIDQLLKEGQNVGLIIVGEGAERSQLEALIGQLDRGDRVKLLGFQRDVIPVYRMMDAFALSSLREGLPNVVLEALATGVPVVASRIAGVPRLIQDGCTGLLIDPGNTEQLTTALRQMILDPGLCDRLAVAGRKVVEARFSFEFRMEKIRNIYEQLIRRE; encoded by the coding sequence TTGAATAAACTAGTTGCCACAAGCGAGGCGCGCGGTGTAGAAGACAATGGCGCGAACGCGCGCACTTCAACTGATATGATAGAAAACGGCCGCTATACCAAAGTCATCGAAACCGTCGCACACGTCCGCGTAGTTACTGGCCAGGGAGGCGGTCCGGAAAAGACTATTCTCAATTCACCGCGTTTTCTGGAAAGGTATGGATTTCGGACGATTTGTGCCTACATGCATCCTCCGTCAGATCCGGGCATTGAGCATATTAGAGCGAAGGCAAAGTTGTGGAACGCCAAGCTCGTCACTTTACCGGATCGTGGTCTACGAGATATCGGCATTTTCTGGAAACTGCTGAACCTGTGCCGACAGCACCGTGTCGGCATTTGGCATGCTCACGACTATAAGAGCAATCTCTTCGGTCTGATGTTAAAGCCATTTTGGTCGATGAAACTCGTGACAACTGTCCACGGCTGGGGGGCGTCTGGCCGTCGAACATCCTCGTATTATCAGCTTGATCGCCATTTGCTGCGGTACTATGAGCGAGTAATTTGTGTTTCGGAAGATCTAGTCAAAGAGTGCCTCGAATATAAAGTTCCGTCCGATCGGTGTATCCTGGTTCACAATGCGATTGATACTGGAGAATTCAAGGTACAACGTGATAAGAGGATCGCTAAACAGCAGGCCGGAATCGACCCTAATCGCTTCATGATTGGCGCTGTGGGGCGACTTGCTCCAGAAAAGGCGTTCGATCTCCTGATTCACTCCATCGACCAACTTTTGAAGGAAGGTCAAAACGTTGGGTTAATCATCGTCGGTGAAGGAGCTGAGCGATCTCAATTAGAGGCGCTAATCGGTCAACTCGATCGTGGAGATCGCGTAAAGCTACTTGGATTTCAGCGGGATGTCATTCCAGTATACAGAATGATGGATGCGTTTGCGCTCAGCAGTTTGCGAGAAGGGCTGCCGAATGTGGTCCTCGAAGCCTTGGCAACCGGTGTGCCGGTTGTTGCAAGTAGAATTGCCGGAGTGCCACGACTCATTCAAGACGGTTGCACCGGCCTGCTGATAGATCCTGGAAATACCGAGCAGTTAACAACCGCATTACGCCAGATGATCCTCGATCCAGGATTGTGCGACCGGTTAGCCGTTGCCGGTCGTAAGGTGGTGGAGGCTCGATTCTCGTTTGAATTTCGAATGGAAAAAATACGCAACATCTATGAACAACTCATACGACGAGAATAA
- a CDS encoding methyltransferase domain-containing protein, translated as MPYDTSTVSAVYAGEVWEHFELDDAVLLTKECCRILQPGGVLRVCVPDGVEFWSNYLQLVSEEMRKAEGDRSAQRLRNHVAMYFREICTRKSYFRSMGHTHKWQFDEIQLVELFESCGLADVSRMKFHHSRIPSICEVECSPFLIVEGVKSA; from the coding sequence TTGCCATACGATACTTCCACAGTGTCGGCAGTATACGCTGGCGAAGTGTGGGAGCATTTTGAACTCGACGACGCAGTTCTCTTAACCAAAGAGTGCTGCCGGATTCTCCAGCCCGGTGGAGTTCTCCGAGTGTGTGTTCCAGATGGCGTTGAATTTTGGAGCAACTACTTGCAGTTGGTGAGTGAAGAGATGAGGAAGGCAGAAGGCGACCGAAGTGCGCAGCGCCTGCGAAATCACGTAGCAATGTACTTTCGTGAAATTTGTACTCGCAAGAGTTATTTTAGATCGATGGGCCATACTCATAAATGGCAATTTGATGAGATTCAGCTCGTCGAGTTATTTGAGAGCTGTGGATTAGCCGACGTAAGCCGCATGAAGTTTCATCATAGTCGAATTCCCAGCATCTGCGAGGTGGAATGCTCGCCGTTTCTGATTGTTGAGGGAGTCAAATCTGCATAG
- a CDS encoding FemAB family PEP-CTERM system-associated protein, with amino-acid sequence MQDCQQVHDLTWLIALRDGFAHQPYLCNVQQDSRTVGLLPLCFVRSAIFGRFLVSLPYLNSAGVVATSDDVARSLIDRAVQLADELDVRYLELRHEQPVEHPALQHQSTSKVHMRLALSASADELWSRLDPKVRNQIRKGQKQELTVHWGASELLGEFYDVFSRNMRDLGTPTFGRKLFRSMHRHFADALEFCVVRQGRRPVASAVLIHGRGTTQVPSASSLRKYNSTNANMLMYWHLLQRSIERGQHTFDFGRSSPDSNTYRFKKQWGAAPTPAVWQYYLRRGSIDDMRPTSPRYRRVIQTWQRLPLWLTRLVGPIIVRGIP; translated from the coding sequence ATCCAAGACTGCCAACAAGTACATGACCTCACTTGGCTGATAGCGCTACGCGATGGATTTGCACATCAGCCATATTTATGTAATGTGCAGCAAGATTCCAGAACAGTTGGTTTATTACCTCTTTGCTTCGTGCGCAGTGCCATATTCGGCCGCTTCCTAGTGAGCTTGCCCTACCTCAATTCCGCTGGCGTCGTTGCAACAAGCGACGACGTGGCTCGATCGCTCATCGATCGCGCAGTCCAATTGGCCGATGAACTCGACGTGCGATATTTGGAACTGCGGCACGAGCAGCCTGTCGAACATCCGGCGCTCCAGCATCAATCGACGAGTAAAGTTCACATGCGGTTGGCTCTGTCGGCATCGGCCGACGAGCTTTGGAGCCGCCTCGACCCCAAAGTTCGCAATCAAATCCGCAAAGGCCAAAAGCAGGAATTGACCGTTCACTGGGGCGCCAGCGAACTCCTGGGCGAATTCTACGACGTCTTTAGTCGCAACATGCGCGACCTGGGCACGCCAACGTTCGGGCGAAAGCTGTTTCGCTCAATGCACAGGCACTTTGCCGACGCACTTGAATTCTGCGTCGTCCGCCAAGGCCGCCGCCCTGTGGCCTCGGCAGTATTAATCCACGGCCGCGGAACGACGCAAGTCCCCTCCGCCAGCTCGCTGCGAAAATACAATTCGACCAATGCCAACATGCTAATGTATTGGCATCTGCTGCAGCGCTCGATCGAACGCGGCCAACACACTTTTGATTTCGGCCGAAGCAGCCCCGACAGCAACACCTACCGCTTCAAAAAACAATGGGGCGCTGCGCCGACTCCGGCAGTGTGGCAATACTATTTGCGCCGCGGCAGCATCGACGACATGCGCCCAACCAGCCCGCGCTATCGGCGAGTGATCCAAACCTGGCAGCGGCTGCCGCTGTGGCTCACCCGCCTCGTCGGCCCCATCATCGTTCGAGGAATTCCGTAA
- a CDS encoding VanZ family protein: MSLASIAPWFFGILLLLAAVGLGGNLLRMGRPGAAACPIDREDGPRFRGFLLSLLALFALVPLYGSLVPFERIPVDFSTAVAAFHRLWHSPLQFYSRTDTVANVLLFVPVAFFAAATWDIQRSQIFRLTWQTAAIVAICFLYSNILEFAQFWFPLRTPSQTDIVAQTIGTMVGITVWILVGHLFTRALASFWSGRGRTASTQVALYVYLAVLLFYSILPLDLTLSPAQIYHKYKHNQFVLSPLPASEWQLDRWPKTLASALMFCTVGGLAAIVYRGAARRAIGFAAAYGFATGSAIEFAQFFVVSRYSKVFDVLVATVSALLGGLFVFCLILGEPLGRREQSNARSTRFHGCRWWCLAAAFAIALLFVYCAPFEVLRDSPRIAKRLHGMGRTPFSALYWSNQLGALDTVLQKFLLFAPLGLLVGCAVDCSPIGKGYQATAKCAALVGISLLATLIEFLQVYLPPHIADLTDVGLATLAAAVGLLASGKISGKMAVDPLTE; encoded by the coding sequence ATGTCCCTCGCGAGCATTGCTCCCTGGTTTTTCGGCATTCTGCTATTGTTGGCCGCCGTGGGGCTGGGGGGCAATCTTCTGCGAATGGGCCGGCCGGGCGCGGCCGCTTGCCCAATTGATCGCGAAGACGGCCCGCGGTTTCGCGGGTTTCTGTTGAGCCTGCTGGCTCTGTTTGCCCTGGTGCCGCTCTACGGATCGCTCGTCCCGTTCGAACGGATCCCGGTCGATTTCTCAACGGCCGTTGCCGCCTTTCACCGACTGTGGCATAGCCCGCTGCAATTCTATTCGCGAACCGACACGGTCGCCAACGTACTACTGTTTGTTCCTGTCGCGTTTTTTGCTGCCGCGACGTGGGATATACAGCGGTCGCAGATTTTCCGGCTTACGTGGCAGACCGCCGCGATCGTTGCGATTTGCTTTCTCTATAGCAACATCTTAGAGTTTGCACAATTCTGGTTTCCTCTGCGGACGCCGTCGCAGACCGATATCGTCGCGCAGACGATTGGTACGATGGTGGGCATTACAGTCTGGATTCTGGTCGGCCATCTCTTTACTCGAGCGCTCGCTTCATTTTGGTCGGGTCGCGGTCGCACGGCTTCCACTCAAGTCGCCCTATATGTTTATCTGGCCGTGCTGTTGTTTTACTCGATCTTACCGCTCGATCTGACGCTGAGTCCCGCTCAAATCTATCACAAGTACAAACACAACCAATTCGTTCTCTCGCCGCTGCCGGCCAGTGAATGGCAACTCGATCGTTGGCCCAAAACGCTGGCCAGCGCGCTGATGTTTTGCACAGTCGGTGGTTTGGCGGCGATCGTCTATCGAGGCGCAGCTCGCCGCGCGATTGGATTCGCAGCAGCTTATGGATTCGCGACTGGTTCCGCGATCGAATTTGCGCAGTTTTTCGTCGTGAGCCGCTATTCCAAGGTGTTCGATGTACTGGTCGCTACGGTCTCGGCGCTTCTTGGCGGCCTGTTCGTTTTCTGTCTGATCCTTGGTGAGCCGCTCGGTCGGCGCGAGCAATCCAACGCACGGTCAACGCGGTTTCACGGTTGTCGCTGGTGGTGTTTGGCGGCCGCGTTTGCCATTGCGCTGCTTTTCGTCTATTGCGCCCCGTTTGAAGTTTTAAGAGATTCGCCACGAATTGCCAAACGCTTGCACGGAATGGGCCGAACTCCCTTCAGCGCGCTTTACTGGAGCAATCAGCTCGGAGCCTTAGACACCGTGTTGCAAAAATTCTTACTATTTGCGCCGCTCGGATTGCTGGTAGGATGCGCCGTGGATTGCTCACCCATCGGAAAAGGGTATCAAGCCACCGCAAAATGCGCAGCCCTCGTAGGAATTTCCCTATTAGCCACCTTGATCGAGTTCTTGCAAGTTTATCTCCCGCCACACATTGCCGATCTGACGGATGTCGGCCTCGCCACCTTGGCGGCTGCGGTAGGGCTGCTTGCGTCCGGTAAAATCTCCGGAAAAATGGCTGTCGATCCACTGACTGAGTAA
- a CDS encoding NAD-dependent epimerase/dehydratase family protein produces MARALVTGASGFIGKRLVETLASRGDTAVCLVRPTSDVERLKQLGAMLTLGDVAQPDSLPAAVADIDVVYHVAGLTKANSYDAYRRVNEVGVQNILAACAKRTTPPRVILVSSLSAAGPSPDERLRVESDPAQPVSNYGKSKRAGELAAEARAADMPITVFRPPIVLGGGDEQGFALFRSVKRLGIHLVGGYGKRFSIVYVDDLVSAMISAAEKSERLPPRATRSLTTEETGNEPGCGYYFVAGPENPLYSELGTLVGIALDKPHVKLLRTPKFMMRISATCGTIAGRLTGRARYLCLDRAKEILAGNWICSPEKAHRDLAFTPCATLEQQLRWTAEWYCREGWL; encoded by the coding sequence ATGGCTCGTGCTTTAGTTACTGGGGCAAGTGGGTTTATCGGGAAGCGACTCGTTGAAACACTCGCGTCCCGTGGCGATACGGCAGTTTGCCTGGTACGGCCGACTTCCGACGTCGAGCGGCTCAAGCAACTGGGCGCAATGCTAACGCTTGGAGACGTGGCCCAGCCCGATTCGCTGCCGGCGGCCGTGGCCGATATTGATGTCGTCTACCACGTTGCCGGACTGACGAAAGCGAATAGCTACGACGCCTACCGCCGAGTCAATGAAGTAGGCGTACAAAACATTCTCGCTGCCTGCGCCAAGCGAACCACTCCACCACGGGTGATTTTGGTTTCGTCGTTGTCGGCGGCGGGGCCATCGCCCGACGAGCGGCTGCGGGTGGAGAGCGATCCGGCGCAGCCAGTCTCCAATTACGGCAAAAGCAAGCGGGCCGGCGAACTAGCCGCCGAAGCACGGGCCGCCGACATGCCGATCACCGTATTTCGCCCGCCGATTGTCCTGGGGGGGGGCGACGAGCAAGGCTTCGCGCTATTTCGCAGTGTGAAGCGGCTGGGGATTCATCTGGTTGGGGGCTACGGCAAACGCTTTTCAATCGTGTACGTCGACGACCTCGTCAGTGCGATGATCTCCGCGGCCGAAAAAAGCGAGCGGCTACCGCCCCGAGCGACGCGATCATTAACAACTGAAGAAACCGGCAATGAACCAGGCTGCGGTTACTATTTTGTTGCAGGCCCCGAAAACCCGCTGTACTCCGAATTGGGAACTTTGGTCGGCATCGCGTTGGATAAACCCCATGTCAAACTGCTGCGGACGCCGAAGTTCATGATGAGAATCTCCGCCACCTGCGGCACCATAGCGGGACGACTGACCGGCCGGGCGCGATATCTGTGCCTCGACCGTGCAAAAGAGATTCTGGCGGGCAACTGGATTTGCTCTCCAGAAAAGGCACACCGCGATTTGGCTTTTACGCCATGCGCCACGCTCGAACAGCAACTGCGCTGGACTGCCGAATGGTATTGCCGAGAAGGATGGCTGTAA
- the ndk gene encoding nucleoside-diphosphate kinase, with translation MERTLILLKPDCVQRRLSGRILARFEDKGINLIALKMLQVTPDLAKKHYAEHVNKPFYPALEQFITGGPIIVAVLEGLEVIRVVRDMLGPTSGLKAAAGTIRGDFSSSRQMNLVHASDGPDAAQREIGLYFKTDELHPYSPTIAPWLKAADES, from the coding sequence ATGGAACGCACCTTGATACTGCTGAAGCCCGATTGCGTGCAGCGCCGGCTTTCGGGCCGCATTTTGGCTCGTTTTGAAGACAAAGGGATCAATCTCATTGCGCTGAAAATGCTTCAAGTCACACCGGATTTGGCGAAAAAGCACTATGCTGAACACGTTAATAAGCCGTTTTATCCGGCCTTGGAGCAGTTTATCACCGGCGGACCGATCATTGTCGCAGTGCTGGAAGGTCTGGAAGTGATCCGCGTCGTACGCGATATGCTCGGCCCAACAAGTGGCCTGAAGGCTGCGGCCGGTACGATTCGAGGCGATTTTAGCTCCAGCCGCCAAATGAACCTGGTCCATGCTTCCGATGGGCCAGATGCAGCGCAACGCGAGATTGGGCTGTACTTTAAGACGGATGAACTGCATCCATACTCGCCCACCATTGCCCCGTGGCTCAAAGCGGCCGACGAGAGCTGA
- a CDS encoding (2Fe-2S)-binding protein produces MSPLYSGAKLICRCLEISETDLLQAIDDADLRSLTDVIGQTGAGDGCTACRTRILEYLEQHRTLAAASR; encoded by the coding sequence ATGAGTCCGCTCTATTCTGGCGCAAAGCTGATTTGCCGGTGCCTCGAAATCAGCGAAACCGATTTGCTGCAAGCTATTGATGACGCAGATCTGCGCTCACTAACCGACGTGATCGGCCAGACCGGCGCAGGCGATGGCTGCACAGCGTGTCGCACGCGGATATTGGAGTACCTGGAACAGCATCGGACGCTGGCAGCGGCCTCTCGATAG